ATTGCTTTTTCATTTAAGACTTGCTACGAATATTGAGTTGAATGATTGGTTGTAAGTTTGATTTGACTAGTAGGCTTAATTAGAAGAGATGATAAGTTTCAGAAATGAAAATGAATAAAAGAACAACAGATAAGTGATTGATGCCTTCCCATAGTGACATATTATGATGCTTTTGGTTGTTGATTACAAGTCCTTTAAGCGATGTACTATAAGCCAAATCCGATATAATAAGAATACTGATATAACCCATGGTATAAAGACACTCAAAATCATGGAAGTACCAATTTCAACCCGTGGTAATAATAGGAGATATAGTTTGCTGATCTATCATATCTGAGAGGATCTCTCGACCTTCTAAAAAtcacatggtttaagtttaacctaatagagtagGTATATATTTCCAATATCTTCAATGATCTTAGTATTTGTATTCCTTGAACACCTTGTAAAATGCATAATTCAATGAGTTGATTTATGTATAAACAGGGTAACTCTTGCTGATCAGACCACATATGATGCAAAAGTAGTTGGCTTTGACCAAGATAAGGATGTTGCTGTACTGCGTATCGATGCACCAAAAGATAAATTGAGACCAATTCCAGTTGGTGTCTCTGCTGACTTGCTTGTTGGACAAAAAGTGTTTGCTATAGGAAACCCTGTGAGTGTGCATACACACGTAAAAATACAAGCATATTTATATACATCATACATACATCtgcatatatatatgttttgcaAAATTGCTGCTTCAAATCAATATTTCGTGCAGTAGCTCTCCTTGTTAATCCTTgttattttcatttaaatttcTAGCATCACAGGGCTCTGATGACTAATGTTaaagttcatatttttttttttttttgcagtttGGGCTTGATCACACACTAACAACTGGTGTCATCAGGTATGAAAACTTTTGGTTGAAGTGCAAGGGTGACATTCTATTTCTTAATCATACTCACAAACACAAATTGAAAGACAACTTTTATATTCTACACAATATTGTTTTGCATTGTATAGAATACAAGGACTATTTGTAGTTCATACTTTTCCTAATATGAGTTTGTGGACTACAAATATACATATTATGCATAGTAAAATACATGTAAAACATTTGCTAATGTATTGGTTTCCTTATTTGAAGTGGGCTAAGGAGAGAAATAAGCTCAGCTGCAACTGGGCGTCCGATCCAAGATGTTATCCAGACAGATGCTGCTATTAACCCTGGTAATAGTGGGGGCCCACTTCTTGATAGCTCAGGAAACCTTATTGGGATAAATACAGCTATATACTCTCCATCTGGTGCATCATCTGGTGTTGGATTTTCCATTCCAGTTGACACTGTAAGTTACATTAAACTACCATTGTTTTGATCTTAGTTGTCATCTAGggttaattttctttttattaaatcgTATGTTTAGGTTGGTGGAATTGTTGACCAGTTGGTGCAATTTGGGAAAGTTACAAGACCTATTTTAGGAATTAAGTTTGCACCTGATCAGTCTGTGGAACAACTTGGAGTCAGTGGAGTACTTGTCTTAGATGCCCCTCCAAATGGTCCAGCTGGAAAAGCAGTAATTCCACTTTCTATACAACTTTACCTTTTATCTCTATCATGTTTAATGGATTATTGCCACATCATCATCACACTTTCTATATCACTTTACCTTTAAACTTTAATACAGTTCAACGGACTGCCATGTCAGCATTgtaatttttatcatttatttattttacatacACCGATTAACCTGGACCTACAGGGTCTTCTATCAACGAAACGTGACACGTATGGAAGGCTCATATTGGGTGACATTATCACATCTGTAAATGGAAAAAAAGTCTCTAATGGAAGTGATTTATACAGAATTCTTGACCAATGTAAAGTTGGTGAAACAGTAAGTTCTTGTTTAACTATTGAAGttattatttctgaaaattcatcTTCTTCCGATATTCAAGTTGTTTTGTGATGATTAGGTGTCTGTTGAGGTGCTTCGGGGTGACCATGTAGAGAAGATCCCTGTGATACTTGAGCCCAAAGCCGATGAGTCATGATTCCTCAAAATGTGAGGTCAGGTTGTGAATTTGTATTTACTATTTATTATGAGAAATATCTCACACTGTATTATTTGACGTATTGTTTCCTAATAGTGGCTCATGTAAATAGTCTACAACCACAATCATGTATTAACTTGAAACTATATATAGTTGTAATCCTTTCAGAATGTCATTATAGTTACTTTACTCTTGTCATGTTCATGAATATGTAGCTACCAAATATTTCTATATCTATCTTTATTTATTTAGAATTATGAATGAAGCTACATGGTTCCAATTTATTCATAGAAAATGGACTTCTACCTTCCATTGAGGAAATTCAGACCTACATCAGCCAGATTGCATCGGGTATAATTTCCATCTATAGGTTGTTTGACCTATACGAGtttggtgttttatattttgatttcctctgatgttttatgtaatgttaaTTGCAACAAACTCCAACTATAGTGACATTTATGGAATAGTAGGAACATGACAAACTGCTATGAACTCTGACTTTTCAAAATAGAATCAAAACAAGAAACGATACCCAAAAGCTTCACTAAATtgataacacccaaaatgaacaATAGAAAACCCTGAAGATTTTGCTAGAGATTCGAGAGGCTAGCCTCTCCCAAAGTACAAGACCTAATTTCACCAAAAAGATGATATTCTCCTCTCCCACTACTAGCTAAATACTGCTCTAACAGAAATAAAACCTAAATTGCCTGAATTACCCTTCTACTATCAAAGATGCCATAATCATTTTATTGAATTTCCATAACTGCCTTTACTAGAATATCTGATGTGTAGCACAAGCGTGAGGAAAAACATGCAAACTTCAAATATTTGTAACTTTTAAACAAGCAGTTTCAGAGCCCAAGATATCAAAGCCCAAATTCCATTGTACAAGGCTCAAATTTTGATTCTCCCCAAATTCAGTGTTTTTAATAATTTCTCTTATTTAAGGGTTAATATCAATAAAAAGATCTTATATTTTTGGGGGTTTTCCAGATTAAacctaaattttattttatttttctaaaaaagaccttgcttttttttttttttttttttctgatttgacCATTTTAGTAGGTTTACTTATAATCATCCGATTTTAGACAAAATATATTTCCGAAAAAGCCCtccattttttttccaaaaactcccttagatttttttttccaaaaaaacccCTCATGTTTGACAATTTTGGAAAAACAAATTGATGGATCTTTTCGGAGAAAAAGTAAAAATCTGAGGGGGttttcgaattttttttttgatgggTTTTCTGGAAAAAATGTATAAAACCATTAGATTACCGGTAAACCTACTAAAAGGGTCAAATtggaaaaaatgaagaaaatgcaAGGTCTATTTTAAGAAAAAGTTAAAGttgaggtttaatccggaaaaacCCAAAATATAAGGCGTTTTATGATATTTAACCATTTATTGAATTTGTAATGTAAATAGCATGAAATGAGATATTTCCATATGCTATCTTAGGTAGGAGATTTTAGTCATAATTTCTAAATTTTGGTTAAACTCGCCTACATTAGCAGTGTCTTATTATGCATAGAAAAATCATTCCGAAATATAATACTATACGAAATGATAGATTAAGCATATGCATACATATCAAAGACTTTATTTATTATATCAGAAGAGGTGCAAAGACCAGAATTATTACAAGTAGAGATGGTAGGTGAAATTCAAGTGGAACAAAAGAGTGAAGGGTAAAGAtggaattatatataaaatacaagtGTGAATCAATCAAGCAGAAGTGGTAGGAGAAAGTCCAAAATCAAGTCCCCACAGCTCAAATGTCCCATTAACAAAGTCATAGTGTCCACCC
The genomic region above belongs to Lactuca sativa cultivar Salinas chromosome 4, Lsat_Salinas_v11, whole genome shotgun sequence and contains:
- the LOC111920497 gene encoding protease Do-like 1, chloroplastic, with the translated sequence MHKNKSSLYAYAVGIAETGMAAYSFLSTYFSSPTLPPRLPSPNRLPNSTLPLSRDFSHRSLRSTCIVASLGQTYHSNHSPAPESTNCCILNKFLDSLVVLITSAALSVSIFVTDVDSAAAFVVTPSRKLQTDELATVRLFQDNTPSVVYITNLAARQDAFTLDVLEVPQGSGSGFVWDKKGHIVTNYHVIRGASDLRVTLADQTTYDAKVVGFDQDKDVAVLRIDAPKDKLRPIPVGVSADLLVGQKVFAIGNPFGLDHTLTTGVISGLRREISSAATGRPIQDVIQTDAAINPGNSGGPLLDSSGNLIGINTAIYSPSGASSGVGFSIPVDTVGGIVDQLVQFGKVTRPILGIKFAPDQSVEQLGVSGVLVLDAPPNGPAGKAGLLSTKRDTYGRLILGDIITSVNGKKVSNGSDLYRILDQCKVGETVSVEVLRGDHVEKIPVILEPKADES